In a genomic window of Bacteroidota bacterium:
- a CDS encoding DEAD/DEAH box helicase family protein, whose product MIEKFTDIKSILNLRSNDSIGEELANRQLEAITKSYQYLSKTGNNIIYIADEVGLGKTYIAAGIAMLFRHFSADTNSHKDLIIVPKKNLQDKWKKELKNFVSNNYLCDDALIKQQYNFDEAIKDRLMPIRFADPISIFRMTSFSSIAATQDQKSKSKLYFYLLSNIFNNDEFAKSIINDAWQLGYFKKGLESNLRKLVAYLMNALSPRINCLIIDEAHNYKYGIGGDNYDESIRNETTARFLGAVKDNSILNNFPELRSKIKLPLAEKIICLSATPKDRSLLEIKNQFNCFSNKHILSDSTTAGDIESRLKRFLLRGNLEYVLNTEVVSRNQCREEHRKGNVNKSEVSIPLAIDDSFDAVFWQLLQYKSIKHLDQKNNASFEIGMLASFETYMADLDRRSIKNIQVSNELVEKEDKEYEQTAHRDKRVSQDINIIRGITQSYYETFKERPPHPKQTKLADEIIEQLKRQEKSLIFVRRVKSSEELAKSIMERFENEIVLGQYLKFTGKFTKFKTQELNTLISSFNNHYSEMIVAERLDDTLRLLLEKDEIKNILLAYVEINDFNYEVEGLIWLRIAFDSDKASAFKASISDYIKRSLVNISQTLKDVTISAINETYKEYKRHSEKDEEIDSKSEDTQSGYFFLDYFKKGRKGFYYRQKMYRENWFEINPVILNNHFKCIEYPSQGLNTLLSNIKIDPKKKKNQSFKLATETTLEYFQEKGSLNTSPESVNLNIPPPLNETTFITRLLCEFCDAEIRNWLEKRIKSGSHILYLRDLKVLNALLRNILRNGSGLLPGFLADSTGLDFNDELLYLIAGDGSPFAFVLQEIKTIINDFDLIVAVNFQERDENKINSILRNLTPIVGTSGQDDRDRGILAAQFRMPGFPYVLITTDIFREGEDLHTYCQNVYHYGIAWNPSDMEQRTGRIDRINSKSYRMLNNTKELSFENKVQVFYPYLRHSVEVNQVVQLLRNLNKFVETFNDIVIDIKYESAVSVNDEIIDENIPAPITKRLKSKYDIHDFEVD is encoded by the coding sequence ATGATTGAAAAATTTACAGATATAAAATCAATTCTAAATTTAAGAAGCAATGATTCGATTGGAGAGGAGCTTGCCAATCGTCAATTAGAGGCTATTACTAAATCGTATCAATACCTGTCCAAAACTGGCAATAACATTATTTACATTGCAGATGAAGTTGGTTTAGGGAAGACATACATAGCTGCTGGTATTGCAATGCTATTTAGACATTTTTCTGCTGATACAAACAGTCATAAAGATTTAATCATTGTTCCAAAAAAGAATTTACAAGACAAGTGGAAAAAAGAACTAAAGAACTTTGTAAGCAATAATTACTTGTGTGATGATGCTTTAATTAAACAGCAATACAATTTTGATGAGGCAATCAAAGACCGGCTGATGCCAATAAGATTTGCTGACCCAATTAGCATCTTTCGAATGACATCCTTCAGCAGTATTGCAGCAACCCAAGACCAGAAATCGAAATCGAAATTGTATTTCTACTTATTGAGTAATATTTTTAATAATGATGAATTTGCGAAGTCAATTATAAATGATGCTTGGCAATTGGGTTATTTCAAAAAAGGACTTGAAAGCAATTTAAGAAAATTGGTAGCCTATTTAATGAATGCCCTTAGTCCCCGAATTAATTGCCTGATTATTGACGAGGCACATAATTACAAATATGGTATTGGTGGCGATAATTATGATGAATCAATTCGTAACGAGACTACTGCAAGATTTTTGGGAGCAGTAAAAGATAATTCGATATTAAATAATTTCCCGGAATTAAGGTCTAAAATAAAACTACCACTTGCTGAAAAAATAATCTGCTTATCAGCAACCCCCAAAGACAGAAGTTTACTTGAAATAAAAAATCAATTTAACTGCTTTTCGAATAAACATATTCTATCTGATTCAACCACTGCCGGTGACATTGAATCCCGGTTAAAGCGTTTTTTATTACGGGGCAATTTGGAGTATGTATTAAACACTGAGGTTGTATCACGAAATCAGTGCCGGGAGGAACATCGGAAAGGGAATGTTAATAAATCAGAAGTGTCAATACCTCTTGCAATTGATGATTCTTTTGATGCGGTTTTTTGGCAATTGTTACAATACAAGTCCATTAAGCATTTAGATCAGAAAAACAATGCTTCATTTGAGATAGGAATGCTTGCTTCATTTGAGACATACATGGCCGATTTAGACAGAAGAAGTATAAAAAATATTCAAGTTTCAAATGAGCTAGTGGAAAAGGAGGATAAAGAATATGAACAGACTGCACATCGCGATAAACGAGTGAGTCAAGATATAAATATAATAAGAGGTATAACACAATCTTACTATGAAACTTTTAAAGAAAGGCCTCCACATCCTAAGCAAACGAAGCTCGCGGATGAAATAATTGAACAATTAAAGAGGCAAGAAAAATCTTTGATATTTGTAAGAAGGGTAAAGTCCTCTGAGGAATTGGCTAAAAGTATAATGGAAAGGTTTGAGAATGAAATTGTACTCGGTCAATATCTAAAGTTCACTGGTAAATTCACAAAATTTAAAACACAGGAATTAAATACGCTTATAAGCAGCTTCAATAACCATTATAGTGAAATGATAGTTGCAGAACGTTTGGATGATACACTTCGTTTGCTTCTAGAAAAGGACGAAATTAAAAATATCCTTTTAGCATACGTTGAGATTAATGATTTTAATTACGAGGTGGAAGGTTTAATTTGGTTGAGAATTGCTTTTGATAGTGATAAGGCATCTGCCTTTAAAGCATCAATAAGTGATTACATCAAAAGATCATTGGTAAATATCTCTCAAACACTTAAAGATGTTACGATCTCTGCTATTAATGAAACATATAAGGAGTATAAAAGGCATTCAGAAAAGGATGAAGAAATAGATAGTAAATCAGAAGACACACAAAGTGGGTACTTTTTTTTAGATTATTTCAAGAAGGGTAGAAAGGGATTTTATTACAGGCAAAAAATGTATCGAGAGAACTGGTTTGAAATTAATCCTGTCATTTTGAATAACCACTTTAAATGTATCGAATATCCGAGTCAAGGTTTAAATACCCTCCTGTCTAATATTAAAATTGATCCCAAAAAGAAGAAAAACCAGTCATTCAAACTTGCAACGGAAACAACCTTGGAATATTTTCAGGAGAAAGGTAGTTTGAATACAAGCCCAGAATCTGTTAATTTAAACATTCCTCCTCCGCTTAATGAAACAACCTTCATAACAAGATTGCTTTGTGAGTTTTGTGATGCTGAAATTAGAAATTGGTTGGAAAAAAGAATCAAATCTGGTAGTCATATACTTTACCTCCGTGACCTAAAAGTGTTAAATGCATTACTGAGAAATATTTTGAGAAATGGTTCTGGATTGTTACCTGGGTTTTTAGCAGATTCCACCGGTCTTGATTTCAATGATGAACTTTTATACTTGATTGCAGGTGATGGATCACCTTTTGCATTTGTTTTACAGGAAATAAAGACAATCATAAATGATTTTGATTTAATTGTAGCTGTTAATTTTCAGGAAAGAGATGAGAACAAAATAAATTCTATCCTTAGGAATTTGACACCAATAGTTGGTACAAGTGGCCAAGATGATAGAGACAGAGGGATTCTGGCCGCACAATTTAGAATGCCGGGATTCCCGTATGTACTTATTACTACTGATATATTTAGAGAGGGCGAAGACCTGCATACATATTGCCAAAATGTTTATCATTATGGTATCGCATGGAACCCAAGTGATATGGAACAACGAACAGGTAGGATTGATAGAATAAACTCTAAAAGTTATCGTATGCTGAATAATACCAAAGAGCTTTCATTCGAAAACAAGGTGCAGGTTTTTTATCCATACTTGCGACATTCAGTAGAGGTGAATCAAGTGGTGCAATTATTACGCAACCTCAATAAGTTTGTGGAAACCTTTAATGATATTGTTATAGACATCAAGTACGAAAGTGCAGTTAGTGTGAATGACGAAATAATTGATGAAAATATTCCAGCACCGATTACCAAA